The window ATTTTCCCTCCAACACACTCCCATCAGTCCCTCCCTCAACTTCCCACGTCCACACACAAGCACACAATAGTACTCCATATATATTAACCACACAACACAAAAAAAAGGGAGGCACATCTGCACAAAGGGGAGGAGATTATTCAGCCAACCAAAAgggaaaaaagacaaaaaaaaaaaaaaatagactctTTCACCATTACAATCCCAAACAAAAATCCTCCCAACCATATTACTCTATCACGTGTGAACAAagtcaaagaaaaacaaaacaacgaTTACTTCCTCCTACGTTTTCCAGTAAATCAAAAACAACTACAATTACAGCAACAAAAAATTCCACACGTCCCAAACTTTGAGGTTTGTTTGCGGTTTCAAGTTGGTGGCTTTTGAATATTAGCTATTGGAAAATTAATTCTCTCAAGAGGTAACCCTTAATCTTCCTTTATTATGTAGTTTAAACGATTGTATGAAACTTAATTCAATATTATGAAGTTTCTTAAACTCACATGTGTTGAACCTATTTTAATGTTATTAATTCGAGGTTTGTTTagattttaatatcataaaattaaagtaaaagattGATGTAAACATTATATTGTTTTGAGACCCTTCACCATTTTTCATGGTTGTTCTGTGATATAACATTTGTAACTTAAAAGTGTAAAGAAAAAGGTATGTCATATTCTTTGTgtttaaaatttagaattttattttgatggttttaaattttttttcctccACACAAATATTAGTATCGATTTCATATACgttatctctttcatttatatTTTGGAGTGAATAGTACTGGAGACTTTGTTATTTTAAGTAAATCGACCTTTCGCAGGTTAAGAAGAATGATTCTTCTATATTTTAGCTGCATAACTAGAAGTGTTAGATCTCTTTAAGAAGATAGATTCATTAAATTTGGTTAGTATCTAATTTAGGCAATTTCTcacaaattttaattattgactaattttatgttggttatttaaagtagtattaaCGAAAATCTTAATCAAAGGCTAAGTTATAAATTTTGTATTCAAGTTCATATGCATGCACGGTCCTAGTATCAATTCTATATTTAATtaagcttattttttttttaagaaaatgatcaaataatGTTCTATTTTCTCAGTATGCAATCTATTCTCTTTTCAATACTATATAATGCTTGCcactattattttattagtttttcactTTACGTAATGTTTGAATTACTAAGTCTTAGTTAagttatatttaatcatatattaacCAAGTATAAACTTATCCTATTGCTAATTCATTTAGTTCGGAATAGAATAATTAGACCGAAAATACCTTGGATctaaacgtcacaattcaattgtttgaattcaccaaactaatggttaagtagtaagctttaattacaccataaagggtgtcactttaacccttttatactccaattacattcacatgtcatgcatattcatacaacatcctccaatattaagtttggattcatttatccttacAACCAATCCAtcaaaccaaattgagccatagacataaataatcatcaattcaatagtatatcactatatccaccttccataactcaattaccatatccaccttccacaattcaatacaaccaaaccatgcaaaatagtccataaccctatttccatcacctttcaataacaaccaatacatataatcctctatcacacatatacatatggaaaagaacaaaggcaaacaatattcataccttagaattcacctcttgattatgaaatcctgtttgcacaaataataggtctcgttcgaagctctcgagatgacaaacgcagttatcagattactttggaatttctacggttgaatcaaaagtaatttaaaggtcaaatttggctagggtttcttctttctcaatgattgatgatgaaaatgagattttaaactcatatacatgtatatatacatatattcccgtccataataaaataggaaatgaccaaaatgcctttaaaatttaaataatgtcaaatctgtcctttggtggactgttttgataagttaaagtagatcgaccataactctttgctccgatatcggatttgggtgaaattggtatcattggaaggataattcaaaggaatttcatttcatataaagtaggccacccagttcgtcctgtacatggagttatggtcgtttgaagttgaccctaaaaatctgttttgataggctgaagtaaaacgaatataactccttactcagacgttggatttggatgaaaccaattgcattggaaataagactcaaaggtctttcttttcataggtctctgctctcccagttcattatattaagggagttataatcgttcgaagttgacccaaaattcagctggcctcagtagtttgtgtgcaggaaattttcctgcgcatttactattcccaaatatcccggccaccattttatagtttcgaacgtgctctattatatccgaaacctatccgtttttggaaatctttatatcattggaaaacttattcaataaccttcgcatggaaccatcgacgagcaaaattccagtataaataaaataaaaaaaaattaattccatataaataagaccaatacacgtacttgaatacgccaatacacgtacttaaatatggggtgttacatgtgctaagcttgaaagtaagaatttGTGTTGCCAAAGGCCTTCCATcttaatttatgagttatatgtctatattccagaatgtagagtagtgtcaatgttgtgatttcctcagctgaatgtcttgtgtaatccatacccaatatttgtggctccctattactgccaAAACTTTTTTAGAGAGAGTGTtaaagagatactccagttaagtatgaaggTCCGGCATAATTCAGTCAGTAAGTAAGTTTAATAGTCAGAtttgcatgacttgttttctcgtcttttcatTTGTTCATGCTACatgaaatctcagacatgctactattccaagatagagtataccagtagttgcGAGTATAGCCCAGTTCTTGCatcatgcattagattcagattCCAGAGGTTCACTTATGATTCAATTCGTgtgtgccttgtgcatcgcctcagttttttgagcatcttagtgaattgagcattcatagagggacatagggtcccaagagggagataatgtaataccccgtaaaagtcgtgcatgtattaacctttaatagagtgctcttagacttaaaaacttgaaattttttcgAAGTGTAAtaaggacttagagtcattttagctggcaatctttgggatacaacttttcaacctttccgacatccgtttttagattttcaagctGTGTTACGATCGggaaagctcatagtacatctcaaATAAGCTTCGGAATTTTTCGAAActcataaggctgcgtttggatttcaaaacagtagcaaaacgcatagcctattgcccaattttcagcatttcagggtcaacttcaaacgatcataactctctgaatataatgaaatgggagagctgctacctatcaaatgaaatatctttgagttttatttccaatgcaactagtttcatccaaatccaacatctgagtaaggagttatacccgttttacttcagcctgtcagcttgtcaactgagggacagtttcgactttgtttgttttcttaggggcattttagtcatttcacctcacccaaatttcgtCCATAATAAcagatttagcccccaattcatcaaaatataatccttttctcaaattttctatcaagaacaccccttagggtttcaaacaaaaatctcaaataactcaagattcaaccgtggattttggaagataattggagatttggaatccccacatcgtaggcttcaaggatcatccctcaatttcttaaatagaggtacgcagggtttttctaaaatctcatgggcatagaaatcatgttttaagaatggaGTTTTCGAATTCATGTACAtactcatgttttagaagctttaatgatattgttttggccttttggTTTTCCCCCAAagtgatttaaaaattatacgtatatgtatatatgtgtttgtcttgaaatatgaattgagagcatgatttacatgaAACCCTTCTCTTGATGTAAGTTTTCCCATGTTTCACGtgatatagattgttttgaaatacatcttgaaaaatcatgatatgaaatgctttgacttttgctatgtttggaatatgattttgaacacgaaagagagggttgtgaatgttgaatatgcatgtaatgaaagaatgcatggttttgccaaaatgcacatgaccaccatatgttgatgaaagTTTTGCAtggatttgacttgagtttcgcaACATAAAATCTTTTATGCAAactacatgtttgggtggtctgaaactacacttttatgaaagatcatgcttaatgcattatggctcagaaataggacttgcaagtcttggtatgacgataccaactcagACAAATGCTATAACAGACACAGACTAGTTCAGAAATTAGATTTTATCAGactttcatgatttagaaatttcagaatgatacatgttcagaaaaggttaaaaattgggcataaagagatgttaggtggtccccgaagaaggcgtgagttcagacaactcattgcccaaaaccatgatttgtcgatccgggtatattattagaCGCTGGCTTAAGtgccgtgtggcgtatcagactcagacactccaacccttgcggcacacttgggttgggggcttccccgccgagtcaatggcggattccatatagctcgtggaatatcaaacttgtaggggagtgccacctaacttagaagtaatacaaagatcagaaattgttttgacaaaaatgtcttatgattttcgaatgatgcccatgtgttttcagaaactattttattcatgatgtgttgatgaaaattactctcatctattatatatatgttcaaatactttattttggattgcttcgcgttcCAGTACATTTGTGATGACCCGCCGCCCCAATTTCTTCCAGGTTTTgagacacagtctaggggtccaaataaaCAGTAGGTATTTCAGATCGCAGAGAAGATTGTGcaggggtgagccttctatattccagaaggcctgtttactttcagatatttatctttagtcatgttttggtctactgggggccttgtctcagttttcaaacagttttgtttagttcatagtagagatttcgcggactgagtcagacattattattatccagatatattttggatttcagttttcagtattatgatgaCATTCAgactgaccatgtttccgtattagtttctatttccgcattatcttttattatatgaatgttgtgcatgattaccagatagacagatgGCGTCCCAGGCTATCATGGTTcaggaatgctcgtcacggccagggccacggtttgggttgtgacaagaaATAAATTGTATGCTATGTCGGGTAAATAGTTttctagttttaaaaaaaaaatgatgtggccCTCTCTGCCACGTGGCAAGGCTGTTTTTAAAAACcggctgttaaaaagtaatggtatGGGTGAGCGGGTTTTGTAACggtgatggcataaatgagcccaacttttaacggatggcataaatgagtcatttctgatagttcagtcgcatatttgagccttttccgtattcaaaattttctatttcaatttgaTAGTATTCTCTTTTTCACCACATTAATTAATGTTTCTTCACATTCATTGagtaaaaataaatatggaaataaataatgaattataTCTTGATTTCTTACCAGCTTAAAAGAAAGTAAGAAGATCATACTTCTCCATAAACATGGAGGAATATATCAACCAGATGAGACGACAATATGTTCTGTAACtaagataaagtcatgcaatATAGTCTACTGGAGATGCGGCCATTGAGGCCACTCATAGGAAAACAACTTGTAGTGTACTGTCTTCCGCCAAGCTTCTCCAAAATCATGCACAAGTTCTGCACTACTCGTTTTCATGTCATAAGAAATAACCTTGCTTCTTATTTGCAAATACAAGATGTCCGGAAGAGCAGGATGAAAAACCATGTTCCGAACCTTAAAACCAGGAGCATTGCCTCCTCCAAGTCCAAAATCCTCTCGACATTTCTGAACTACAGTAGCAACATCTATATCATACTTCCAAACCCATACTGGGTTTCGACTAGGAAAATTGTTGATTCGCCAACACGAGATGGCTGTACCACCATTCGATGCAAAACAGAGTTCCCCACCTGATAATCCAAGACAACTATAACCGGGATAGAGAAACCACGTCCAGTCAGGTAATCCCAAAGCCCAAAAACACTTTTTTACACTATCATAAACAGTCACCTGTTGTGGATAATTACAAAGCCAACAGAATACTCTATCGACTACACAAGCTGATGATGACGAAGTCTCATCcctataaggataaaatagaagaCGTTCATCAACAGTTAACTTATTAGCAGTCCAAATATTAGTCTCTGAAGAGAAAATTTCGATTGTTACACTGGAGTAGAGGTCATGAAAATAAGCACGATGTACTCCATAGCGAACTATAGTAAACGAGACAGACTCATTTGTCTCCTTCACCATAAATCCAACACGTGGATCATTCATAAGAATTCGAGTTTTAGGGACATCGAAACGCTGCCTTGTGGCTGGATTATAAACATAATAAATCCTCTGCCGGCTTTTAAGCTTATTGCATAGTAGAAAACCACTGGAAGAAGCAACAACATACACTCTCTCGCCGATTAAACTGACTGATTCATCCAAACTAGTACCGATTACAAGTGATGACTCCTTCGACGAGAAGAAGAAACGACTTTGCAAACGTTTCTCTACGCAAAAGAAACAGATCAGATAAGGTTGAGGCCACTGGAGACGACAATGGTAAATTTGAGCAATGTACTTTCGCCAATCCTCCGATATGCATATAAATCTTGCTAGCGATTTCGGAGGCAAACGATTCAATATGTTGGTTATAATTTCCTCACAAACATGCAGTTTGCATGAACGACGTTGCATTGTGATGTGTGCTGTGTAGGAGTAAAAGTGGAACTCTCGCTCTATAATATTTAGGGTTGGTCTTGATATTTTGTCCCCATAAATAATGTCCTATGAAAATGGCCTCTATTAAGGGCCCATGTTTTTGGCCCCGTTTAATAAGTTTTGCACATAAGGCACACGTTCTAACTGTCCATAACGCATACTTTCATGATATCAAGATAATGAACCTGCACAATCAACTAGAAATTCTATCTTACAGGCAAACATTAGAATTTATTTAgcgaataaaaattcaagactgcACACTTGGGGGGAGGGGCGGCTGGTCGtcgaataaaaattcaagactgcACACTTGGGTTGAGGGGCGGCTGGTCGTCATCACCGAACAGTTGGgggacaaaaaattcaagactGACCACTTTGTCGAACTCGATAAATCATATGGATCCTTCGTACGAATTTTTGTTTTAGGGAGATCCAAACGCTGCCTCGTAGCAGGATTATAAACATAATAAATCCTCTGCCTACTTCTAAGCTTATTGCAGAGAAGAAAACCATTGGAAGAATAACAACATACACTCTCTCACCGATTAAACTGACTGATTTATCCAAGCCAGTACCGATTAGCAATGGCGATTCCTTGGATGAGAAGAAGAAACGACTTTGCAGACGTTTCTCTATGCAAAAGAAACCGATTAGGTAGGGTGCAGGCAACTTTGCCTGGAGACGACAATGGTAAATTTCAGCAATGTACTTCCGCCATTCCTTTGAAATGCATTGAAGTCTTGCTAGCGATTTCAAAGGCAAGCGATTCAGTATGTTGATTATGATTTCCTCGCAAACAAACAATTTGCATTGATGGCGTTTCATTCTAATAGTACTTGCAAGTTGCAATGCAAGAAATATGAGCCTTATAAGAATGAAAATGCCTCGAAATCAACAAGATGTCGCGAATGTTTAGGTGCtatgtatttgaatttgaatttccatCCTTAATCAACGGCCCCAGATCTAAGCGAAGGAGTAGGTATATGACCTATACCTCTCTCAAGTGTGAAATTTTGAGCTGTCAAAATGGGTTGGCCTAACCCAACCCAGCCCAAGCCTTACCAGGAATATTTGATGGGTCGGCGGCTTTAAAATGTATGACCCTACCCAGCCCTAAAAGGGTCGCGGGTTGAGG of the Capsicum annuum cultivar UCD-10X-F1 chromosome 11, UCD10Xv1.1, whole genome shotgun sequence genome contains:
- the LOC107846084 gene encoding F-box protein At5g49610-like, which codes for MKRHQCKLFVCEEIIINILNRLPLKSLARLQCISKEWRKYIAEIYHCRLQWPQPYLICFFCVEKRLQSRFFFSSKESSLVIGTSLDESVSLIGERVYVVASSSGFLLCNKLKSRQRIYYVYNPATRQRFDVPKTRILMNDPRVGFMVKETNESVSFTIVRYGVHRAYFHDLYSSVTIEIFSSETNIWTANKLTVDERLLFYPYRDETSSSSACVVDRVFCWLCNYPQQVTVYDSVKKCFWALGLPDWTWFLYPGYSCLGLSGGELCFASNGGTAISCWRINNFPSRNPVWVWKYDIDVATVVQKCREDFGLGGGNAPGFKVRNMVFHPALPDILYLQIRSKVISYDMKTSSAELVHDFGEAWRKTVHYKLFSYEWPQWPHLQ